In Clostridium sp. JN-1, one genomic interval encodes:
- a CDS encoding FAD-dependent oxidoreductase, whose product MEKRKCLEETIKPLTPLLAMEEAARCLLCHDAPCSKACPAGTNPGKFIRSLRFRNLKGAVETIRTNNVLAGICARVCPYNKYCEGACSRCGIDKPIRIGELQRYLTDYEKNINMKVLDKVETTKEKVAVIGAGPSGISAAAALALRGYKVTVFEEKDILGGWLSYGIPPERLPQQVVEDEINYTKELGVEFKINCKVGKDIKIDALRSKGYKAFLISIGIQNGKSVDIKGADLEGVVNGVDFLGKAKTNKGDVKVGNHVIVIGGGDVAMDCASTAKLLGCEDVKIVYRRTIEKMPADSKKRGYIQSLNIPIFTGFKPSEIIGNAGKAASFKAKGMFDEAAALELTADMVIFAVGQEPEDVRLIADVKVDEKGIIAAEDCRTNLADVFAAGDIVEGDKTVVQAIALGKLAGESIDSYLAGTR is encoded by the coding sequence ATGGAAAAAAGAAAATGTTTAGAAGAAACAATCAAACCGTTAACACCTCTTTTAGCTATGGAAGAGGCAGCAAGATGTCTTTTATGTCATGATGCACCTTGCAGTAAGGCTTGCCCAGCGGGAACCAATCCAGGGAAATTCATTCGTTCACTTCGTTTCAGAAATTTAAAAGGAGCAGTAGAAACTATAAGAACAAATAATGTACTTGCTGGAATTTGTGCAAGGGTATGTCCTTATAATAAATATTGTGAAGGAGCTTGCAGTAGGTGCGGCATAGATAAACCTATAAGAATAGGTGAGTTACAGAGATATCTAACTGACTATGAGAAAAACATAAACATGAAAGTACTAGATAAGGTAGAAACTACAAAGGAAAAAGTAGCAGTTATAGGTGCTGGCCCAAGTGGTATTTCGGCAGCAGCAGCACTTGCATTAAGAGGATATAAAGTAACTGTGTTTGAAGAAAAAGACATCTTAGGTGGATGGTTAAGTTATGGAATACCACCTGAAAGATTACCTCAACAAGTTGTAGAAGATGAAATAAACTACACAAAAGAGTTAGGGGTAGAATTTAAAATAAATTGTAAAGTTGGAAAAGATATTAAAATAGATGCTCTTAGATCAAAAGGATATAAAGCATTCTTAATTTCTATTGGAATTCAAAATGGAAAATCTGTAGATATTAAAGGCGCTGACTTAGAAGGTGTTGTAAATGGTGTAGATTTTCTTGGAAAGGCTAAAACTAATAAAGGTGATGTAAAAGTAGGTAATCATGTAATCGTTATTGGCGGCGGAGATGTTGCTATGGACTGTGCATCAACTGCTAAATTACTTGGATGCGAAGATGTAAAGATAGTTTACAGGAGAACTATAGAAAAAATGCCTGCAGATTCAAAGAAAAGAGGATACATCCAATCATTAAATATTCCCATATTCACAGGATTCAAGCCATCAGAAATAATAGGCAATGCAGGAAAGGCTGCAAGCTTTAAAGCAAAAGGTATGTTTGATGAGGCAGCTGCATTAGAACTTACAGCTGATATGGTTATATTTGCAGTAGGACAAGAACCAGAAGATGTAAGACTTATTGCTGATGTAAAAGTTGATGAAAAAGGAATAATAGCTGCAGAAGATTGCAGAACAAATCTAGCAGATGTATTTGCAGCAGGAGATATAGTTGAAGGAGATAAAACAGTTGTACAAGCTATTGCACTAGGTAAATTAGCTGGGGAATCAATAGATTCTTATTTAGCAGGTACAAGATAG
- the cysS gene encoding cysteine--tRNA ligase, with the protein MDFYIYNTLSRKKEKFIPVHENKVGMYTCGPTVYDYAHIGNLRTYIFEDVLKKSLRYVGYDVKHVMNITDVGHLQSDEDYGVDKMQLGTERESKTVWDIANYYEKAFFKDCNKLNIERPTIVCRATDHIDDMINLIKVLENKGYTYISNGNVYYSIDKFKDYNKLANLTMDELKAGSRIKIDEYKKNPLDFVLWFTNSKFRNQVMQWDSPWGIGFPGWHIECSAMSIKYLGEKIDIHCGGVDHIPVHHTNEIAQSEAALGHKWVNYWMHGEFLVLDNGKMSKSKRDFLTLNKLEEKGFDPLVYRYFCLQSRYRKQLLFSFDALKDAENGYKKLKNKVSNLIKEVKEEDRLDLEKINDYRNKFVEKLSDDLNIPNVFTVLWKVIKDNQLTNKEKCTLIEDFDKVLSMNLMDVYIEEGLNSNVDSKFIDKFIQERNAARQNRDWTKADEIRDKLNSMNIEILDSKEGTKWKLKK; encoded by the coding sequence TTGGATTTCTATATCTATAATACACTATCGCGTAAAAAAGAAAAATTTATTCCTGTACATGAAAACAAAGTTGGTATGTATACTTGCGGACCAACAGTTTATGACTATGCCCATATAGGAAATTTGAGAACTTATATTTTTGAAGATGTGCTAAAAAAGTCTTTAAGATATGTTGGATATGATGTAAAACATGTTATGAATATAACTGATGTAGGTCATCTTCAGTCAGATGAAGACTATGGAGTTGACAAAATGCAGCTTGGTACTGAAAGAGAAAGTAAAACTGTTTGGGATATAGCAAATTATTATGAAAAAGCTTTCTTTAAAGACTGTAACAAATTAAACATAGAAAGACCAACCATAGTGTGCAGAGCTACTGATCATATAGATGATATGATAAATTTAATAAAAGTTCTAGAAAATAAAGGATATACTTATATTTCTAATGGCAATGTGTATTATTCAATTGATAAATTTAAAGATTATAATAAATTGGCTAATTTGACTATGGATGAATTAAAAGCTGGCAGTAGAATAAAAATAGACGAGTACAAAAAGAATCCATTAGATTTTGTGCTGTGGTTTACAAATTCCAAGTTTAGAAATCAAGTAATGCAGTGGGATTCACCATGGGGAATAGGTTTTCCAGGATGGCATATAGAGTGTTCTGCAATGTCAATAAAGTATTTAGGTGAAAAAATAGACATTCACTGCGGCGGTGTGGATCACATACCAGTTCATCATACAAATGAAATAGCACAATCAGAAGCTGCATTAGGACATAAATGGGTAAATTATTGGATGCATGGAGAATTTCTTGTATTAGATAATGGAAAAATGTCAAAATCTAAAAGGGACTTCTTAACATTAAATAAACTAGAGGAAAAGGGATTTGATCCGCTAGTTTATAGATATTTTTGTCTTCAATCAAGATATAGAAAACAATTATTGTTTAGTTTTGACGCATTAAAGGATGCGGAAAATGGATATAAAAAATTAAAGAATAAAGTATCAAATTTAATAAAAGAAGTTAAAGAAGAAGATAGGCTAGATTTAGAAAAAATAAATGATTACAGAAATAAGTTTGTAGAGAAACTCAGTGACGATTTGAACATACCAAATGTATTTACTGTTTTATGGAAAGTTATTAAAGACAATCAACTTACGAATAAGGAAAAGTGTACCTTGATAGAAGATTTTGATAAAGTATTGTCTATGAATTTAATGGATGTATATATAGAAGAAGGTTTAAATTCAAATGTGGATAGTAAATTTATAGATAAGTTTATACAGGAGAGAAATGCTGCAAGGCAAAACAGAGATTGGACTAAAGCAGATGAAATTAGAGATAAATTAAATTCCATGAATATTGAAATTTTAGATTCTAAAGAAGGAACCAAGTGGAAATTAAAGAAGTAA